One genomic region from Panthera tigris isolate Pti1 chromosome D1, P.tigris_Pti1_mat1.1, whole genome shotgun sequence encodes:
- the LYVE1 gene encoding lymphatic vessel endothelial hyaluronic acid receptor 1: MAKCFSLMLLLASIWTTKLLVHGSLRVEELSISAPCRIVGVTLVNKKTTQQLNFTEAQEACRLMGLTLASKDQIEAAWRSGFETCSYGWVADKFLVIPRILPNPKCGKNGMGVLVWRNSLSKKFLAYCYNSSDTRINSCSPEIITTKDPIFNTHEATYTTEMITSDSAYSASSTVAPYPTTPTLAPTSALASTSRRKRKLICVTEAFVETSTISTETESYIENKAAFKNEVVGFGGVPTALLVLALLFFAAAAGLAVCYIKRYVKTFPFTNKNQQKEMIETKVVKEEKVDDSNPNGESKKADKNSEEPKSLPKTTVRCLEAEV, from the exons ATGGCCAAGTGCTTCAGCCTGATGTTGCTTCTTGCCTCCATCTGGACCACAAAGCTCCTGGTCCATGGCTCTCTCCGTGTAGAAG AACTTTCCATCTCAGCACCATGCAGAATTGTAGGGGTCACCCTTgtgaacaaaaagacaacccagcAGCTGAATTTCACAGAAGCCCAGGAGGCCTGTAGGCTGATGGGACTAACTTTGGCCAGCAAAGACCAGATTGAAGCAGCGTGGAGGTCTGGCTTTGAGACTTGCAG CTATGGATGGGTTGCAGATAAGTTTCTGGTCATCCCTCGGATTCTCCCGAACCCCAAGTGTGGGAAGAATGGGATGGGTGTCCTGGTTTGGAGAAATTCACTCAGCAAAAAGTTCTTGGCCTACTGTTACAACTCATCTG ATACTCGGATTAACTCATGCTCTCCAGAAATTATCACCACCAAAGATCCCATATTCAACACTCATGAGGCAACATACACAACAGAAATGATCACCAGTGACAGTGCATACTCGGCTTCATCTACTGTTGCACCTTACCCTACTACACCTACTCTTGCTCCTACTTCTGCTTTGGCTTCCACTTCTCGACGGAAAAGAAAGCTGATTTGTGTAACAGAAGCTTTTGTGGAAACTAGCACCATATCTACAGAAACAGAATCTTACATTGAAAATAAAGCAGCATTCAAGAATGAAGTTGTTGGGTTTGGAG GTGTCCCCACGGCTCTGCTAGTGCTTGCGCTCCTCTTCTTTGCTGCTGCAGCTGGTCTCGCAGTTTGCTACATCAAAAG GTATGTGAAGACCTTCCCTTTTACAAACAAGAATCAGCAGAAGGAAATGATTGAAACCAAAGtagtaaaggaagagaaagttgATGATAGCAATCCTAATGGGGAATCAAAGAAAGCTGATAAAAATTCAGAAGAGCCCAAGAGTCTGCCCAAAACTACAGTGCGATGCCTGGAGGCTGAAgtttag